The following are encoded in a window of Neomicrococcus lactis genomic DNA:
- a CDS encoding MFS transporter, with amino-acid sequence MSATSSAHTNQTGLKRIVSASMAGTVVEWYDFFLYASAAALVFGTQFFPQTGNALDGIIAGFVTYAVGFVARPLGGIVFGQIGDRLGRKFTLQLTIIMIGVATVLMGCLPTIHQIGYWAPALLVILRFIQGLALGGEWGGAVLLVAEHSPNESRGFWSSWPQAAVPLGNLLATVVLFIMRSTLSQEAFLAWGWRVAFWLSAVVVVVGYMIRKHVQEAPIFEQAKAEVEQTKSISYGVGEVIKKYPRGILTAMGLRFAENILYYIVVSFSIVYLGTLKVDTAAILGLLAIAHVCHFIFVPIVGYFADKVGRKPLYIAGAVLGATWGFFAFPMFDTKEPIVILLAIIIGLAFHALMYAGQPAIMAEMFPTRMRYSGVSLGYQVTSIVAGSLAPIIATTILKNTGGYFGINMYLLAACVITLIAALTMRETKGKSLHEVDAEERAAREGDAVTA; translated from the coding sequence ATGAGCGCAACTTCGAGCGCCCACACCAATCAGACGGGTCTCAAGCGAATCGTCAGCGCGTCGATGGCTGGCACCGTCGTTGAATGGTATGACTTTTTCCTCTACGCCTCCGCGGCGGCCCTTGTTTTTGGCACCCAGTTCTTCCCGCAGACGGGTAACGCACTGGACGGCATCATTGCAGGCTTTGTCACCTACGCAGTTGGCTTCGTCGCGCGTCCGCTCGGCGGCATTGTCTTTGGCCAGATCGGCGACCGCCTGGGCCGTAAGTTCACGCTTCAACTGACCATCATCATGATCGGTGTGGCCACGGTCCTCATGGGCTGCTTGCCAACCATCCACCAGATTGGCTACTGGGCACCGGCGCTCTTGGTCATTCTTCGCTTCATCCAGGGCCTCGCCCTCGGCGGCGAATGGGGCGGCGCTGTCCTCCTCGTAGCTGAGCACTCTCCAAACGAGAGCCGTGGCTTCTGGTCATCGTGGCCGCAGGCCGCCGTTCCGCTTGGCAACTTGCTCGCTACCGTGGTCCTGTTCATCATGCGCTCGACGTTGAGTCAGGAAGCCTTCCTCGCATGGGGTTGGCGCGTAGCGTTCTGGCTTTCCGCCGTCGTGGTTGTTGTTGGTTACATGATCCGTAAGCACGTTCAGGAAGCCCCAATCTTCGAGCAGGCAAAGGCCGAAGTTGAGCAGACCAAGTCAATTTCCTACGGCGTTGGCGAAGTGATCAAGAAGTACCCTCGCGGCATCTTGACCGCCATGGGTCTTCGTTTCGCGGAGAACATTCTCTACTACATCGTGGTCTCGTTCTCGATTGTGTACTTGGGCACCCTCAAGGTAGACACCGCGGCTATCCTGGGTCTCCTCGCGATCGCTCACGTCTGCCACTTCATCTTCGTCCCGATCGTCGGCTACTTCGCTGACAAGGTGGGCCGCAAGCCGCTGTACATCGCCGGTGCAGTCCTCGGCGCCACGTGGGGCTTCTTCGCTTTCCCGATGTTCGACACCAAGGAACCGATCGTCATCTTGCTTGCGATCATCATTGGTTTGGCCTTCCACGCCCTCATGTACGCAGGTCAGCCTGCCATCATGGCTGAGATGTTCCCAACGCGTATGCGTTATTCGGGCGTCTCGCTGGGCTACCAGGTGACCTCGATCGTCGCTGGCTCGCTCGCACCGATCATCGCCACCACCATCCTCAAGAACACTGGTGGCTACTTCGGCATCAACATGTACTTGTTGGCCGCCTGCGTCATCACCTTGATCGCAGCGCTGACCATGCGTGAAACCAAGGGCAAGAGCCTCCACGAGGTGGACGCTGAAGAGCGCGCCGCTCGTGAAGGTGACGCAGTCACTGCCTAA
- a CDS encoding universal stress protein, which produces MTEIPTTNDSDVGRARGESSDAATANGVTVGVDGSEQSLNALQFAAQEASNHDLPLNIVTAYSIPVFAASSMDAGYASMDDEAFRASALETVEDAASHIKQFIGDGLTVRTFVESGDAAGVLLDFAEEADLMVVGRRGRGGFMGRLLGSVSTAIPAHAKCPTIIVPLTAKDRTNTKDVIVVGVDGSDRARLAVLKAAERALAENATLRVVCAIPPLGGSLAWVPATVDQEAVFREVREQLSAGERWLKSYYPDLKFESDVIEGAPVEVLIDESRTAKLLVTGSRGRGGFTGMLLGSTSQGVLFHAQGPVMVIPDGEDPRLEERKNFS; this is translated from the coding sequence ATGACCGAGATCCCGACTACCAACGACTCCGATGTTGGCCGCGCTCGCGGCGAATCATCAGACGCAGCAACGGCCAATGGCGTGACTGTTGGCGTGGATGGTTCAGAGCAGTCTCTGAATGCCCTGCAGTTCGCGGCTCAAGAAGCTTCGAACCATGACCTTCCCCTCAATATCGTCACCGCATACAGCATCCCCGTTTTCGCAGCCTCCAGCATGGACGCTGGCTACGCAAGCATGGATGACGAAGCCTTCCGCGCTAGCGCCCTCGAGACCGTCGAGGACGCAGCGTCCCACATTAAGCAGTTCATAGGCGACGGCTTGACCGTCCGCACCTTCGTCGAGTCGGGAGACGCCGCGGGCGTGCTCTTGGACTTCGCAGAAGAAGCAGACCTCATGGTGGTTGGTCGTCGCGGTCGCGGTGGCTTCATGGGCCGTCTCCTCGGCTCCGTTTCCACCGCCATCCCGGCCCACGCCAAGTGCCCGACCATCATTGTGCCACTGACCGCGAAGGATCGCACCAACACGAAGGACGTCATTGTGGTGGGCGTCGACGGTTCCGACCGTGCACGCCTTGCCGTCTTGAAGGCCGCCGAACGTGCGCTCGCAGAAAACGCGACCCTGCGCGTGGTCTGCGCGATTCCTCCACTCGGCGGTTCCCTCGCTTGGGTGCCAGCCACGGTGGATCAAGAAGCTGTCTTCCGCGAAGTGCGCGAGCAGCTGAGCGCCGGCGAACGCTGGCTCAAGAGCTACTACCCGGACCTCAAGTTCGAGTCCGATGTCATTGAGGGCGCGCCAGTTGAGGTGCTCATCGATGAATCCCGCACCGCCAAGTTGCTGGTTACCGGCTCCCGCGGCCGCGGCGGATTCACGGGCATGCTCCTCGGCTCCACGAGCCAAGGCGTGCTCTTCCACGCACAAGGTCCCGTCATGGTCATTCCAGACGGAGAAGATCCACGCCTAGAAGAACGAAAGAACTTCAGCTAG
- a CDS encoding LysR family transcriptional regulator has protein sequence MSPVDPGFESPGGSPNADDLLVLRAVAKTGYFSEAAHELGLNHTTVSRRITALEKSLGAHVLVRTSSGWRLTDLGRRAVVAADSVASAVSALTSETQTSRGISGVVRLSATDGISAYIIAPAVAKLRETNPDLNVEIVATTRRASQIRTGLDMEIVVGEPQVQRAEVIELGEYELGLFASREWVAANKAPTSLEEVLRSPLVYFIDSMLQVDDLDTPRKILPGMRDSVTSTNVFVHVYATRASAGIGFLPVFMAAEHADLVRLLPSTRQRLTYWLVVRPENLQQPAVAAVVRAIRDAVSLAQPFLVGEGPNPFLGAPSEGLS, from the coding sequence TTGTCCCCTGTAGATCCGGGTTTTGAGTCCCCTGGCGGCTCTCCCAACGCTGATGACTTGTTGGTGCTGCGCGCCGTCGCGAAGACCGGCTATTTTTCTGAGGCCGCGCACGAATTGGGTTTGAACCACACCACGGTGTCCCGGCGGATCACGGCGCTCGAGAAGTCCTTGGGAGCCCACGTTCTAGTGCGGACCTCGAGCGGCTGGCGGCTCACTGACTTGGGACGCCGGGCCGTGGTGGCCGCGGATTCGGTGGCTTCTGCTGTCTCGGCGTTGACGAGTGAGACGCAAACCAGCCGCGGCATTTCCGGAGTGGTCCGCTTGTCCGCGACGGACGGCATCAGTGCGTACATCATTGCTCCCGCGGTGGCCAAGCTGCGCGAAACTAACCCGGATCTCAACGTAGAGATTGTGGCGACTACGCGCCGTGCTTCCCAAATCCGCACGGGCTTGGACATGGAAATTGTGGTGGGCGAGCCGCAGGTACAGCGGGCCGAAGTGATTGAGCTCGGCGAGTACGAGCTGGGGCTGTTTGCTTCTCGAGAGTGGGTTGCTGCCAATAAGGCGCCGACGTCCTTGGAGGAAGTCTTGCGGTCGCCGCTGGTCTATTTCATTGATTCGATGCTACAAGTGGATGACCTGGATACGCCGCGCAAGATCCTTCCGGGTATGCGGGATTCCGTGACGTCCACGAACGTTTTTGTGCACGTGTATGCCACGCGGGCCAGTGCGGGTATTGGGTTCTTGCCGGTGTTCATGGCGGCGGAGCATGCTGATTTGGTGCGGCTGCTGCCCTCGACTCGGCAGCGGCTGACGTATTGGCTGGTAGTGCGGCCTGAGAATCTGCAGCAGCCTGCCGTGGCGGCCGTGGTTCGCGCCATTCGTGATGCAGTCAGTTTGGCGCAACCGTTCTTGGTGGGCGAAGGGCCGAATCCGTTCTTGGGGGCGCCTTCCGAGGGCCTCTCCTAG
- a CDS encoding NCS2 family permease: MDNRTAPSRTSASTNTTLGAVDRYFKISERGSTYSREIRGGLATFFAMSYIVVLNPLVLSGADGSGQVLGLSRVAAATALVAGIMTILMGAWGKHPFAMATALGVNAFCAITVATNPQLSWQSMMGLVLLAGLTMFVLVLTGFRTAVFNAVPASLKTAIVVGIGMFIALIGFVNSGFVRRLPDAAGTTVPVGLGHGGELTGWPTLVFVVGLLVTIALMVRNIKGAILIGIAVATLLANILEAVFKIGPSVSADGKVNPEGWSLVVPQLNGWSLPDLSLIGHVDVFGAFGQLGVTAAALLAFVILLSIFFDAMGTIVGLANEAGTTDKDGNVPNVDRVLMVDALGAVAGGASGISSNQVFVESGAGIGEGARTGLASIVTGVLFLLAMFLTPLINLVPFEAVAPALVAVGFLMISQVTKIDWSDVGLAIPAFLTFVMMPFTYSIANGIGAGFIAYVFIRAVQGRGKEIHPLMWAVAAAFVLFFGIGVIENALHV; the protein is encoded by the coding sequence ATGGACAATCGCACCGCACCTTCGAGGACATCGGCCTCGACCAACACCACGCTCGGAGCCGTGGACCGATACTTCAAGATCTCCGAACGAGGCTCCACCTACAGCCGCGAAATTCGCGGTGGCCTCGCTACCTTCTTCGCCATGAGCTACATCGTGGTCCTCAACCCGTTGGTGCTCTCCGGCGCTGACGGATCCGGCCAGGTTCTGGGCCTCAGCCGCGTCGCCGCCGCTACCGCTTTGGTGGCTGGCATCATGACCATCCTGATGGGCGCTTGGGGTAAGCACCCCTTCGCGATGGCAACGGCTCTTGGCGTCAACGCTTTCTGTGCCATCACGGTGGCAACCAACCCGCAGTTGAGCTGGCAATCCATGATGGGCTTGGTCCTCTTGGCCGGCCTCACCATGTTCGTGCTGGTGCTGACCGGCTTCCGAACCGCCGTCTTCAACGCGGTTCCCGCGTCCCTTAAGACCGCCATTGTGGTGGGCATCGGTATGTTCATCGCCCTCATCGGCTTCGTAAACTCCGGCTTTGTGCGCCGTCTTCCTGACGCCGCAGGCACCACGGTTCCCGTAGGCTTGGGCCACGGCGGCGAGCTCACCGGCTGGCCAACGCTCGTCTTCGTGGTGGGCTTGCTCGTGACCATCGCCCTCATGGTGCGCAACATCAAGGGCGCTATCCTCATCGGCATCGCCGTCGCCACGCTTCTTGCCAACATCCTCGAAGCCGTTTTCAAGATCGGCCCTTCGGTCAGCGCGGACGGCAAGGTCAACCCAGAAGGTTGGTCCTTGGTTGTTCCGCAGCTCAACGGCTGGTCCCTTCCGGACCTTTCCCTCATTGGCCACGTTGACGTCTTCGGCGCCTTTGGCCAGCTCGGCGTGACGGCAGCTGCGCTTCTCGCCTTCGTGATCCTGCTGTCCATCTTCTTCGACGCCATGGGAACCATCGTGGGCTTGGCTAACGAGGCAGGCACCACGGACAAGGACGGAAACGTCCCTAACGTTGACCGCGTCCTCATGGTGGATGCTCTCGGTGCCGTCGCTGGTGGCGCCTCCGGCATCTCCTCGAACCAGGTCTTCGTCGAGTCCGGCGCCGGTATCGGCGAAGGCGCTCGAACGGGCCTCGCTTCGATCGTCACTGGCGTGCTGTTCTTGCTCGCGATGTTCTTGACCCCGCTTATCAACTTGGTTCCGTTTGAAGCGGTTGCACCGGCTCTTGTAGCCGTGGGATTCTTGATGATCTCTCAGGTCACGAAGATCGACTGGTCTGACGTTGGACTGGCTATCCCAGCCTTCCTGACGTTCGTCATGATGCCGTTCACTTACTCGATCGCCAACGGCATCGGCGCTGGCTTCATCGCTTACGTCTTCATCCGCGCCGTACAGGGCCGCGGCAAGGAAATTCACCCGCTCATGTGGGCCGTTGCGGCCGCGTTCGTGCTGTTCTTCGGCATTGGCGTGATCGAGAACGCGCTGCACGTCTAG
- a CDS encoding NlpC/P60 family protein, producing the protein MIQPQVTRMLARSAHTATQVSSTLLCGALLCGMLIFAPAASAETANLSWQQSLVALPAQPQSPAQPAVELPSATEIARAKALAADPQSRNTSALKALVSRLDQALLHSETQLAKAEADALSTLDAQTAANEAASTRTKTAQEARLHAAEAQASYEALQKSVGKLAGDLYRQGGVNPALSALFNSSNNNDVIYKASTLDALTANRAQTLTASKAAADLAASWQNYASGLESVATKASDIQHRITTAARESADRYEAQRRAQEETRAQILALLAEARGTSVSDESKRADELIAAHNEEALQAALASTPHGAAQDGALSPGSDVASQTLRDLAALDSESNTTTPLTRPAEVPDVSPVANSLRPVVRSTPAAPALNATQTATPVRPSTPAQPSNPTQPSVPAQPTVPAQPSVPAIPSDPAEPTRPTQAASSSSAQTPPAPTQAPEPTRAPAPTVTPQPTRAATPTPTPTRTASPTPTRTATPTPTPTRTATPTPSPTRTAIPKPAPAPAPTTGSKEAAIAWAIATANNNSIGYSYGANGPNYYDCSSFAKTAFALSGVTLPRTSSSQYFNAPTKVPLTQLRRGDLVFWSSNGGASMYHVAIYLGDGMIVHARNPQMGISVTPLNYGGMYNVYPYAGRY; encoded by the coding sequence GTGATTCAACCTCAAGTGACTCGTATGCTCGCCCGTTCAGCGCATACTGCCACGCAAGTCAGCAGCACTTTGCTCTGCGGAGCCCTGTTGTGCGGAATGTTGATCTTCGCACCGGCCGCTTCTGCGGAAACCGCCAACCTGTCCTGGCAGCAGTCCCTCGTCGCGCTCCCTGCGCAGCCTCAGTCCCCCGCGCAACCAGCGGTTGAGCTCCCGAGCGCCACCGAAATCGCTCGCGCCAAGGCACTTGCAGCTGATCCTCAGAGCCGCAACACGTCGGCTCTCAAGGCGCTTGTATCCCGACTCGATCAGGCCCTTCTCCATTCCGAAACCCAGCTGGCCAAAGCCGAGGCCGACGCCCTTTCCACGCTGGATGCCCAAACGGCCGCTAATGAGGCCGCTTCCACGCGCACCAAGACCGCCCAAGAAGCGCGTCTTCACGCAGCCGAGGCGCAAGCGTCTTACGAAGCCCTCCAGAAATCCGTGGGCAAACTTGCCGGCGACCTCTACCGTCAGGGCGGAGTGAACCCAGCGCTTTCTGCGCTGTTCAACTCCTCGAACAACAATGACGTGATCTATAAGGCCTCGACGCTTGACGCTCTGACGGCCAACCGCGCGCAGACTTTGACAGCGTCCAAGGCAGCCGCCGACCTCGCCGCTTCCTGGCAGAACTACGCGAGCGGGCTTGAGTCCGTGGCCACGAAGGCGTCTGACATCCAGCATCGCATCACCACGGCCGCCCGCGAGAGCGCGGACCGTTACGAAGCTCAGCGTCGCGCTCAGGAAGAAACCCGCGCACAGATTCTTGCGTTGCTTGCGGAGGCCCGCGGCACCTCGGTGTCGGACGAGTCCAAGCGCGCGGATGAGCTCATTGCGGCGCACAACGAAGAAGCGCTGCAGGCGGCACTCGCGTCCACGCCTCATGGCGCCGCCCAGGACGGCGCTCTCTCCCCCGGCTCGGATGTCGCGAGCCAAACGCTGCGGGATTTGGCGGCGCTCGATTCAGAATCCAATACGACGACGCCGCTCACCCGCCCGGCCGAGGTTCCGGACGTTTCCCCCGTGGCTAACTCCTTGCGTCCTGTAGTTCGTTCTACTCCGGCGGCTCCAGCATTGAACGCCACACAGACAGCCACCCCGGTACGTCCTTCCACGCCTGCGCAGCCTTCGAACCCGACACAGCCGAGCGTTCCTGCTCAGCCAACCGTTCCTGCTCAGCCAAGTGTTCCGGCAATTCCGTCCGACCCGGCTGAGCCTACGCGCCCGACTCAAGCTGCGTCGTCGTCCTCGGCGCAAACTCCGCCAGCGCCAACTCAAGCTCCGGAGCCAACCCGGGCACCAGCGCCTACCGTCACGCCTCAACCGACTCGTGCGGCTACGCCGACCCCAACTCCAACCCGAACGGCTAGCCCAACGCCGACGCGCACTGCGACGCCGACTCCAACACCTACGCGGACCGCTACGCCAACTCCGTCTCCAACCCGAACAGCAATTCCAAAGCCGGCACCTGCACCAGCGCCGACGACCGGCTCCAAGGAAGCGGCGATTGCCTGGGCGATCGCGACGGCGAATAACAATTCAATTGGTTACAGCTACGGCGCCAACGGGCCTAACTACTACGACTGCTCGTCCTTCGCGAAGACGGCGTTCGCGCTATCCGGCGTGACGCTGCCGCGCACTTCGTCGAGCCAGTACTTCAATGCACCTACCAAAGTGCCACTTACCCAGCTGCGCCGCGGTGACTTGGTGTTCTGGAGCTCCAACGGTGGCGCGTCCATGTATCACGTTGCCATCTACCTAGGCGACGGCATGATTGTGCACGCGCGGAACCCGCAAATGGGTATATCCGTCACGCCGCTGAATTACGGCGGCATGTACAACGTGTACCCGTACGCGGGGCGCTACTAA
- a CDS encoding ArsR/SmtB family transcription factor: MSLTDHSRPLYEVKAGLFKGLSHPLRIRILELLADGEEHTVAELQADTALEASHLSQHLAVIRRYQLVTSQRRANHVYYRLAYPQVANILQLARELLEQILDDSSEQREHVAQLPAVSQHGSQVS; this comes from the coding sequence ATGTCACTAACTGATCACTCCCGTCCGCTTTACGAAGTGAAGGCCGGACTATTCAAGGGTTTGTCCCATCCACTTCGCATCAGAATCCTCGAACTGCTGGCCGACGGCGAGGAACATACCGTCGCTGAACTGCAGGCTGACACGGCGCTTGAGGCGTCGCACTTGTCACAGCATCTTGCGGTCATTCGCCGCTACCAACTGGTGACGTCGCAACGCCGCGCCAACCATGTCTACTACCGCCTCGCCTACCCGCAAGTGGCGAATATTTTGCAGCTTGCACGAGAACTGCTCGAGCAGATCCTCGATGATTCGTCCGAACAACGGGAACACGTTGCTCAACTGCCGGCCGTCAGCCAGCACGGAAGCCAGGTCAGCTAA
- a CDS encoding SulP family inorganic anion transporter codes for MDTRTSLFPSKSDYALVKRTWRGDLLAGITVGIVALPLALGFGISSGAGAEAGLITAIVAGIIAAVFGGSNVQVSGPTGAMVVVLAPIVASHGVPAVILVTLMAGIIVVAAGFLRLGKAVSFIPWPVIEGFTLGIGVIIFLQQIPALTGPGGNLTGHTNVAVSAFLSLIHADPVYLMWAVAAVLIVVACMVGLPRLHKAIPGSLVAVIVVSLLAVLIPNPLANIGALPSTFPAPTVPALNWELTQSLMVPAVAVAALAAIESLLSARVAASMADTGPYDPDRELVGQGLASIGAGLFGGMPATGAIARTAVNVRSGGRTRVAAVFHAVVLLLIVTLFAQPVGFIPLAALSGVLMVTAARMVNVAIAGSILRSTRADALAFVVTAIVTVSFDLIVAVVVGMLLAGVFAIRSYASAAGVHREDHLPGDAEPGDERIALIVIDGPLFFGSADRVLDEIVKTKDVSVVILRLSRLDTVDATGANSLVEIVQRLEARGITVIIKGLREQHLELFTRIGVISALRHENHLVADLDAAIVHARSHICREIAKIA; via the coding sequence ATGGATACGAGAACTTCTCTCTTCCCCTCAAAGTCGGACTATGCGCTGGTCAAGCGCACCTGGCGCGGCGATCTCCTCGCGGGCATCACGGTGGGCATCGTTGCCCTACCGCTCGCCTTGGGATTCGGTATCTCCTCAGGCGCTGGCGCTGAAGCTGGCCTGATTACCGCGATCGTCGCGGGCATCATCGCAGCGGTCTTCGGCGGTTCCAATGTTCAGGTCTCCGGACCCACCGGGGCCATGGTGGTGGTGCTCGCGCCGATCGTTGCCTCGCATGGCGTCCCCGCCGTAATCCTCGTGACGCTCATGGCCGGCATCATTGTGGTGGCTGCCGGATTCCTGCGCCTCGGTAAGGCCGTCTCCTTCATCCCGTGGCCGGTGATCGAGGGCTTCACGCTCGGCATTGGCGTCATCATCTTCTTGCAGCAGATTCCCGCACTGACGGGTCCCGGCGGAAACCTCACGGGTCATACGAACGTGGCCGTGTCCGCGTTCTTGAGCCTCATTCATGCGGATCCGGTCTACCTCATGTGGGCCGTGGCCGCCGTGCTGATTGTGGTGGCTTGCATGGTGGGCCTTCCGCGCTTGCACAAGGCGATCCCGGGTTCGCTCGTTGCTGTGATCGTGGTCAGTCTTCTCGCAGTCCTCATACCTAACCCTCTTGCGAATATCGGCGCCCTCCCCAGCACCTTCCCCGCGCCGACCGTTCCCGCACTGAATTGGGAACTCACCCAGTCTTTGATGGTTCCGGCGGTTGCCGTCGCGGCGCTGGCGGCGATCGAGTCACTCTTGTCCGCACGCGTTGCCGCTTCCATGGCGGACACTGGACCTTACGATCCTGACCGCGAACTCGTGGGCCAAGGCCTCGCGTCAATCGGTGCGGGCCTCTTCGGTGGCATGCCGGCAACCGGCGCCATCGCCCGCACCGCAGTGAACGTAAGAAGCGGCGGACGCACCCGCGTTGCCGCAGTGTTCCACGCGGTAGTCCTGTTGCTGATTGTCACGCTGTTTGCTCAGCCGGTGGGATTCATCCCGCTGGCCGCCCTCTCTGGCGTCCTCATGGTCACGGCCGCTCGCATGGTGAACGTCGCGATCGCAGGTTCCATTCTGCGTTCCACTCGCGCGGACGCCCTCGCCTTCGTCGTCACGGCGATCGTGACGGTCTCCTTTGACCTCATCGTTGCCGTCGTCGTGGGCATGCTGCTCGCGGGCGTCTTCGCTATCCGCAGCTATGCTTCGGCGGCCGGCGTGCACCGCGAAGATCATCTTCCCGGCGACGCCGAGCCTGGCGACGAACGCATCGCGCTGATCGTGATCGACGGACCGCTCTTCTTTGGTAGTGCTGACCGCGTTCTGGACGAGATCGTGAAGACCAAGGACGTTTCCGTGGTGATCCTGCGCTTGTCCCGCCTCGACACCGTGGACGCCACCGGCGCCAACAGCCTCGTAGAAATTGTGCAGCGACTCGAAGCGCGCGGAATCACCGTGATCATCAAGGGCCTGCGCGAGCAACACCTTGAGCTGTTCACTCGCATCGGCGTGATCTCGGCCCTGCGGCACGAAAACCACTTGGTAGCCGACCTCGATGCGGCAATCGTGCACGCACGCAGCCACATTTGCCGGGAAATCGCCAAGATCGCCTAG
- a CDS encoding RNA-binding S4 domain-containing protein, giving the protein MSDRIDAWLWSVRVYKTRSAATAACRAGHVRLNGNPVKAAQTIVPGDTIRVRQSGWERTFEVLKVIQKRVGADAAQSAYIDHTPPRPKLAIPQVPVRDRGAGRPTKKDRREMDRLRTSWVED; this is encoded by the coding sequence ATGAGTGATCGCATCGACGCATGGTTGTGGTCGGTCCGCGTCTACAAGACGCGATCGGCCGCAACCGCGGCGTGCCGCGCAGGCCATGTGCGGCTCAATGGGAACCCCGTCAAGGCGGCCCAAACAATCGTCCCCGGAGACACCATTCGCGTCCGTCAATCCGGGTGGGAGCGCACCTTCGAAGTCTTGAAGGTCATCCAAAAGCGCGTGGGCGCAGACGCTGCGCAAAGCGCGTACATCGACCACACTCCTCCGCGTCCCAAGCTCGCCATTCCGCAAGTTCCTGTGCGTGACCGCGGCGCCGGCCGTCCTACTAAGAAGGACCGCCGCGAGATGGACCGCCTCCGCACATCGTGGGTTGAGGACTAA
- a CDS encoding HNH endonuclease signature motif containing protein, whose product MTTTPLLQRMLTHSDSLRTEFDSLSDTQLTRLSDDQWADYADAVEAISRFLTRFQVHAAAAFVRAVQDAEAAGVGTRLRTKTPEERLAERLGVTKSEIRRRVALADALLSGTDEYGQEVAPKYPAVAELFNSGGTSLSVASTMIRELDKATVLANATPDSDTAQVRRDMEAALVQAQHQGGAALVTTVGKNWLNRLNTKNVQPTSELAKQFQGLHLIGRKYGLNHGEFYLDDEQWATLVAGSSFEANPRIKTTNGGNGGSGTASETLFDDAVSSPSNEDAVAKELKDTRTRPQKLADGLMRTIQAGLSTNKLPQNGGLRPQVMVTIDSETLQGRIASHKTFQSHSAQVGPIDPGLIRRIACNADLLPIVLNGEGRVLDVGAPQRLFTTEQRKILYARDLGCSAPGCTVPADGCEAHHVQEWSKGGPTTIENGVLVCHFHHKLVHDTPWKIDMSRGVPYWVPPKAVDPDQKPRRNYHFHPELVGADAGQSADTGTADDEPRHELN is encoded by the coding sequence ATGACCACCACGCCACTACTCCAACGAATGCTCACCCACTCAGACTCATTGCGGACTGAGTTCGACTCCCTCAGTGACACCCAGCTGACCCGACTCAGCGATGACCAGTGGGCTGATTATGCCGACGCTGTCGAGGCCATATCCCGGTTTCTCACGCGATTTCAGGTTCATGCCGCTGCGGCGTTTGTTCGTGCGGTGCAGGACGCTGAAGCTGCTGGTGTGGGTACGCGATTGCGCACGAAAACCCCCGAAGAGCGTTTGGCTGAGCGGCTTGGCGTGACGAAGTCCGAGATCCGACGACGCGTGGCCCTGGCCGATGCGCTCCTATCCGGCACGGACGAATATGGTCAGGAAGTTGCTCCGAAGTATCCGGCCGTAGCCGAGCTATTCAACAGTGGTGGCACCAGCCTGTCCGTGGCGTCAACCATGATTCGTGAGCTTGATAAGGCTACAGTCCTCGCTAATGCCACACCTGACTCAGATACAGCTCAGGTGCGGCGGGACATGGAAGCAGCCCTCGTCCAGGCCCAGCATCAAGGCGGAGCAGCTCTGGTGACGACCGTGGGTAAGAACTGGTTGAACCGCCTCAACACCAAGAACGTGCAGCCAACCTCGGAACTGGCTAAACAGTTTCAAGGACTCCACCTGATTGGCCGGAAGTACGGGTTGAACCATGGCGAGTTTTATCTTGATGATGAGCAGTGGGCGACCCTCGTCGCGGGCTCCTCGTTCGAAGCGAATCCACGCATCAAGACCACCAATGGCGGCAACGGTGGATCGGGCACGGCATCCGAAACGCTCTTCGACGACGCCGTTTCGAGCCCATCAAACGAAGATGCCGTCGCGAAGGAACTGAAAGACACCCGCACGCGTCCACAGAAGCTTGCCGATGGGCTCATGCGAACCATTCAAGCCGGGCTGTCCACGAACAAGCTGCCACAGAATGGTGGCTTACGTCCGCAGGTCATGGTGACGATCGACTCGGAGACGCTGCAGGGTCGGATTGCTTCGCACAAGACGTTCCAATCACACTCGGCGCAGGTCGGACCGATCGATCCAGGCTTGATTCGACGGATCGCTTGCAACGCGGATCTTTTGCCAATAGTTCTGAATGGTGAAGGACGAGTCCTCGACGTCGGCGCACCGCAAAGACTCTTCACGACGGAGCAGCGGAAGATTCTCTACGCGAGGGATCTTGGGTGTTCGGCACCTGGCTGCACTGTTCCGGCGGATGGTTGCGAAGCCCACCATGTCCAGGAATGGAGTAAAGGCGGACCAACCACCATCGAAAACGGTGTCCTCGTCTGCCACTTCCACCACAAGTTAGTGCATGACACCCCATGGAAGATCGACATGAGTAGAGGTGTGCCCTATTGGGTTCCGCCGAAAGCCGTCGACCCCGATCAGAAACCACGACGCAACTACCACTTCCACCCCGAACTGGTCGGAGCTGACGCCGGCCAAAGCGCAGATACAGGCACGGCTGACGATGAGCCCCGCCACGAATTGAACTAG